One genomic segment of Nitrospirota bacterium includes these proteins:
- a CDS encoding 50S ribosomal protein L9 — protein sequence MKVILKEDVKGLGKLGEIVEVSSGYSRNFLIPQKKAVEATPHNIKTVEQKKKELEEKMKQNLHAIEEMSKKMGELSVTIARQVGEGEKMFGSVTTADIAEAITKEGMTIDKHQVVLEKPIKELGLFHVPVKLHPEVSAEVKVWIVKQ from the coding sequence ATGAAGGTCATTTTAAAAGAAGATGTCAAAGGCTTAGGCAAACTTGGGGAGATAGTAGAAGTATCCAGCGGCTATAGCAGAAACTTCCTGATTCCGCAGAAGAAGGCGGTAGAGGCTACACCTCACAATATCAAGACAGTGGAACAAAAGAAGAAGGAACTCGAAGAAAAGATGAAGCAAAACCTGCACGCTATTGAAGAAATGTCAAAGAAGATGGGTGAGTTGTCAGTTACCATAGCAAGACAGGTTGGTGAAGGTGAAAAAATGTTTGGTTCTGTGACTACTGCTGATATTGCCGAAGCCATCACAAAGGAAGGCATGACTATAGATAAACACCAGGTAGTTCTTGAAAAACCTATAAAAGAACTCGGGCTCTTCCACGTCCCGGTTAAACTTCATCCGGAAGTTTCTGCTGAAGTCAAGGTGTGGATCGTTAAGCAGTGA
- a CDS encoding CoA-binding protein, whose translation MDDIDKILLESRNIAVVGISNKLGRPSLTVASYLKGQGYRIIPVNPTIQDVNGEKSYPDLTSIPEKVDVVDIFRKPEDVLPVVEEAIRIGVKAIWMQEGIVNEEAAGKARAAGLHVVMDKCMLKEHSRLKREGRI comes from the coding sequence ATGGATGATATTGATAAAATCCTACTTGAATCTCGAAATATTGCTGTAGTCGGGATATCCAATAAACTTGGCAGGCCCAGCCTGACAGTGGCAAGCTATCTGAAGGGGCAGGGTTACAGGATTATACCTGTGAATCCAACTATCCAGGATGTGAATGGAGAAAAAAGTTATCCTGATCTTACATCCATCCCTGAAAAAGTTGACGTTGTAGATATATTCAGAAAGCCGGAGGATGTCCTTCCTGTGGTGGAAGAGGCTATAAGGATCGGGGTAAAGGCGATATGGATGCAGGAAGGAATTGTAAATGAGGAGGCAGCGGGCAAGGCACGAGCGGCTGGTTTGCATGTAGTAATGGACAAATGTATGTTGAAAGAGCATTCGCGGTTGAAACGAGAGGGCAGAATATAA
- the polX gene encoding DNA polymerase/3'-5' exonuclease PolX, which produces MNKLDVSKILEEIGILLELKGENPFKFRAYHNAAVSVEALEEDLDKAIEDGTLAEQKGIGKGLYEKIVELNRTGRLKYYDDLKKELPAGLLEIIRIPGVGPKKAKALFDELGISTVGELEYACIENRLVGLHGFGEATQEKILKGIEYYRKGMGHHLFNVALKDAERLLSLLDKNKDVKMSSIAGSIRRRKEVIKDIDIVASARHKSAESVMDFFTTLPDVQSITGKGDTKSSVILNSGINADLRIVSDSEYPFALHYFTGSAEHNTAMRSRAKKFGLKLNEYGLFKGEDSLPCKSEEEIFKALGLMYIPPELREDKGEIEAAEQGSIPELIESDDIKGIFHVHTTYSDANMTLHEAVTLAKGAGYQYIGITDHSKSAYYAGGLTEEKLRAQHDEIDELNSKLKDFYIFKGIECEILSDGSLDYNDEILSKFDFVIASVHSGFNMSEEVMTERIITAISNPYTTMLGHPTGRLLLSREGYKVDIYKVIDAAAEHGVAIEINAHPYRLDLDWRYCKYAKERGVKISINPDAHHAEDIANVSYGVGIARKGWLTRKDVLNTMTLGEIKKKFALGNENNPPYSPFFKGGN; this is translated from the coding sequence ATGAATAAACTTGATGTCAGTAAGATCCTGGAGGAGATAGGCATCCTCCTTGAGCTTAAAGGCGAAAATCCCTTTAAATTCAGGGCGTATCATAATGCAGCAGTATCTGTTGAGGCGCTTGAAGAAGATTTGGATAAGGCCATCGAAGATGGCACTCTTGCGGAACAGAAGGGTATAGGAAAGGGTCTGTATGAAAAGATAGTTGAGCTCAATCGCACTGGCCGCCTTAAATACTACGACGACCTTAAAAAGGAGCTCCCTGCCGGTCTTCTGGAGATCATACGGATTCCTGGTGTTGGTCCAAAAAAGGCAAAGGCACTTTTCGATGAACTTGGAATATCTACTGTAGGTGAGCTTGAGTATGCCTGCATTGAAAACAGGCTCGTTGGTCTTCATGGTTTTGGTGAAGCTACTCAGGAGAAGATATTAAAAGGGATAGAGTATTACAGGAAGGGGATGGGACATCACCTTTTTAATGTTGCCCTGAAGGACGCTGAACGACTTCTTTCTTTACTGGATAAGAATAAGGATGTCAAGATGAGCAGTATTGCCGGAAGTATCAGACGCAGAAAAGAGGTTATCAAGGATATAGATATTGTGGCAAGTGCCAGACACAAGAGTGCAGAATCGGTCATGGACTTCTTTACTACCCTTCCTGATGTCCAATCCATTACAGGTAAAGGTGATACCAAATCAAGCGTTATTCTTAACAGTGGTATAAATGCTGATCTTAGAATTGTTTCTGACAGCGAGTACCCTTTTGCTCTCCATTACTTCACGGGCAGCGCCGAACACAATACTGCGATGCGCAGCCGTGCAAAGAAATTCGGCCTCAAATTGAACGAATATGGTCTCTTTAAGGGAGAAGATTCTTTACCATGTAAGAGTGAGGAGGAGATATTCAAGGCCCTCGGACTCATGTACATTCCCCCTGAGTTGAGAGAGGATAAGGGGGAGATCGAGGCAGCAGAACAGGGCAGCATACCAGAGCTAATTGAATCCGATGATATAAAAGGGATTTTCCATGTGCATACTACATACAGTGATGCAAACATGACACTGCATGAGGCTGTGACTCTGGCAAAGGGGGCAGGTTATCAGTATATAGGCATCACAGATCATAGTAAATCTGCATACTATGCAGGAGGTCTCACTGAAGAAAAATTGCGTGCGCAGCATGATGAGATTGACGAATTAAACAGCAAGCTAAAAGACTTCTATATATTTAAGGGAATAGAGTGTGAGATACTCTCTGATGGTTCCCTTGACTACAATGATGAAATACTATCCAAATTCGATTTTGTGATTGCCTCGGTTCACAGCGGATTCAATATGAGCGAAGAGGTGATGACTGAGAGGATTATCACGGCGATATCTAATCCATATACAACCATGCTCGGTCATCCTACAGGGCGTCTGCTCCTCTCAAGAGAAGGTTATAAGGTGGACATCTACAAAGTTATAGATGCTGCTGCAGAACATGGTGTTGCAATTGAAATAAACGCCCACCCCTACAGGTTGGATCTGGACTGGAGGTACTGTAAGTATGCAAAGGAGCGGGGAGTAAAGATCAGCATTAACCCTGATGCCCACCATGCAGAAGATATCGCCAATGTCTCATATGGAGTCGGAATAGCAAGAAAGGGCTGGCTTACAAGAAAAGATGTATTAAACACCATGACTCTTGGAGAAATTAAGAAGAAATTTGCTCTGGGGAATGAAAATAATCCCCCTTACTCCCCCTTTTTCAAAGGGGGAAATTAG
- a CDS encoding cyclase family protein, producing the protein MKIYDISVTISPDLPVWPGDPPVSIERVAKIEDGANANVSRIAMGVHTGTHVDAPFHFLTDGATAEQLPLDLLTGPAYVLELPGVKVITSSVLKQASIPSGTLRLLIKTDNSGYWKDSGATFQTGFTGINSDGAEFLVNLGVKLIGMDYLSVAPYKQSRPTHLALLNAGVVIIEGLNLSEITQGYFTLYCLPIKLAGCDGAPARAILISD; encoded by the coding sequence ATGAAAATATATGACATATCCGTTACAATATCCCCTGACCTGCCTGTTTGGCCCGGCGACCCCCCGGTCAGCATAGAGCGTGTAGCAAAGATTGAAGACGGGGCAAACGCCAATGTCTCCAGGATTGCAATGGGAGTACATACCGGTACGCACGTGGATGCACCATTTCATTTCCTCACTGATGGCGCTACAGCAGAACAACTCCCTCTTGATTTGCTCACAGGTCCTGCCTATGTCCTTGAACTACCAGGCGTGAAAGTTATCACATCATCTGTATTGAAACAGGCTTCAATACCCTCCGGAACGCTCCGTCTCCTGATAAAGACAGACAACTCCGGATACTGGAAGGACAGCGGGGCAACTTTTCAAACCGGTTTTACTGGTATCAACTCTGACGGTGCTGAGTTTCTTGTAAATCTTGGAGTAAAATTGATTGGAATGGATTACCTGTCAGTAGCGCCTTATAAGCAAAGCCGGCCTACTCACTTAGCCCTGCTTAACGCCGGCGTTGTGATCATTGAGGGCTTGAATCTGTCGGAAATTACCCAGGGATATTTTACCTTATACTGCCTCCCAATCAAACTGGCGGGATGTGACGGTGCACCGGCACGGGCCATATTGATAAGCGACTGA
- a CDS encoding leucine--tRNA ligase yields the protein MSVKYDHKEIEPRWQQYWEDSGTFKVTEDSSKPKYYCLEMFPYPSGRIHMGHVRNYSIGDVIARHKTMRGFNVLHPMGWDSFGLPAENAAIEKGVHPAVWTSQNIAYMKHQLKRMGLSYDWGREITTCEPAYYKWNQWFFLKMYEKGLAYKRRSSVNWCGSCETVLANEQVVDESCWRCSSAVEQKNLEQWFFKITHYAEELLSGCDNLPGWPERVLTMQRNWIGKSVGVEIDFPLADSNIPVRIFTTRPDTLFGATFMSLAPEHPLVNELIRGTETETGVRDFIERVKRQDKIVRTSADVEKEGVFTGRYAINPLTREKIPVWVANFVLVEYGTGSIMAVPAHDQRDYEFAGKYKIPKRVVIQNNEGTLSVDSMTAAYTEEGVLVNSGQFSGVKSSEAIGLIAAYIEKEGMGKCTVNYKIRDWGVSRQRYWGTPIPVIYCDKCGTVPIPENELPVLLPKDVAFTGKGGSPLLQSREFIETRCPACDGDGRRETDTMDTFVDSSWYFLRYCSPHSDKFPFNSNHISYWMNVDQYIGGIEHAVLHLLYSRFVTRVIRDLGLIQNDEPFMNLLTQGMVIKDGAKMSKSKGNVVDPDYIIETFGADTARLFSLFAAPPEKDLDWNDRGVEGAHRFLSRIYRKVAELAPFFNGLPDSCPEGELPADLKNLRKAVHQTIKKVTDDIDVFHFNTAISFIMELVNNIYLVPVDGRTGDKVFLFAMKEAMDNVVLLLSPFAPHISEEMWTMLGHEPSVLKYKWPSCSDEIASEEERIIIIQVNGKVRSKIMVPAGSGEEEIREKALSDERLKSFLGDKTPKKVFVVQGKLVNIVI from the coding sequence ATGTCTGTAAAATATGACCATAAAGAAATAGAGCCAAGGTGGCAGCAATACTGGGAAGACAGTGGCACTTTTAAGGTGACAGAGGACTCCTCTAAGCCCAAATACTACTGCCTTGAGATGTTTCCGTATCCTTCAGGCAGGATACATATGGGGCATGTTCGGAACTATTCCATCGGAGATGTGATTGCGCGGCATAAGACCATGCGCGGTTTTAATGTATTGCACCCGATGGGCTGGGATTCATTCGGGCTTCCTGCAGAAAATGCGGCAATAGAAAAGGGTGTTCATCCTGCCGTATGGACAAGTCAAAATATAGCGTACATGAAACATCAATTGAAGAGGATGGGGCTGTCTTATGACTGGGGGCGCGAGATTACCACCTGTGAGCCTGCTTATTATAAGTGGAATCAATGGTTTTTTCTAAAGATGTATGAAAAAGGGCTTGCGTATAAGCGGAGGTCGAGCGTGAACTGGTGCGGTTCATGTGAGACTGTCCTTGCCAATGAACAGGTTGTTGATGAAAGCTGCTGGCGCTGCAGCTCAGCTGTTGAGCAAAAAAACCTGGAACAGTGGTTTTTTAAAATAACGCATTATGCTGAAGAACTGCTGTCAGGATGTGACAACCTTCCGGGGTGGCCGGAGCGGGTACTGACCATGCAGAGGAACTGGATTGGAAAGAGTGTGGGTGTTGAAATTGACTTCCCCCTTGCAGACAGTAATATCCCTGTCAGGATATTTACCACAAGGCCGGATACATTATTCGGCGCTACGTTTATGAGCCTTGCCCCTGAACATCCTCTGGTTAATGAACTTATTCGGGGGACTGAGACTGAGACCGGTGTCAGGGATTTCATAGAGCGTGTGAAGCGCCAGGATAAGATCGTCCGGACCTCTGCAGATGTGGAGAAGGAAGGGGTGTTTACAGGACGATACGCCATAAACCCGCTTACCAGGGAAAAGATACCTGTATGGGTTGCGAACTTTGTTCTGGTTGAGTATGGAACAGGATCCATAATGGCTGTGCCTGCACATGATCAGAGGGATTATGAATTCGCAGGGAAATATAAGATCCCAAAGAGGGTTGTAATCCAGAATAATGAGGGGACACTCTCTGTTGATTCAATGACAGCGGCATATACGGAGGAGGGGGTCCTTGTAAATTCCGGACAATTCAGCGGAGTTAAGTCTTCTGAAGCCATTGGACTGATTGCAGCATACATTGAAAAAGAGGGAATGGGCAAATGCACTGTTAATTACAAGATCCGTGACTGGGGTGTTTCAAGACAACGCTACTGGGGGACACCAATACCTGTTATTTACTGTGACAAATGCGGGACTGTACCAATACCGGAAAATGAACTTCCGGTATTGCTGCCCAAAGATGTTGCATTTACAGGAAAGGGGGGCTCACCGCTGCTCCAATCGAGGGAGTTTATAGAAACCAGGTGCCCGGCTTGTGACGGGGATGGAAGACGGGAGACAGATACCATGGATACATTCGTTGATTCGTCGTGGTATTTCCTCCGTTACTGCTCACCACATTCGGACAAATTCCCTTTTAACAGCAATCATATCTCTTACTGGATGAATGTAGACCAGTATATTGGAGGCATTGAACACGCAGTACTCCATTTGCTCTATTCAAGGTTCGTTACGAGGGTAATTCGAGACCTTGGTCTTATACAAAACGATGAACCATTCATGAACCTCCTTACGCAGGGTATGGTCATAAAAGACGGAGCAAAGATGTCCAAGTCCAAAGGTAATGTCGTTGATCCCGATTATATTATTGAGACCTTCGGCGCTGATACTGCGAGGCTTTTTTCATTGTTTGCCGCACCGCCTGAAAAAGATCTCGACTGGAATGACAGGGGAGTAGAGGGTGCCCACAGATTCCTGTCACGAATATACAGAAAGGTAGCGGAATTGGCGCCGTTCTTCAATGGTCTCCCCGATTCATGCCCGGAGGGAGAACTGCCTGCTGATTTAAAAAATCTCAGAAAAGCGGTGCATCAGACTATCAAGAAGGTTACAGATGATATTGATGTATTCCATTTCAACACGGCAATAAGTTTTATCATGGAACTGGTCAACAATATTTACCTTGTTCCTGTTGATGGACGTACCGGGGATAAGGTATTCCTTTTTGCCATGAAAGAGGCCATGGATAACGTTGTCCTTCTATTGTCCCCCTTTGCCCCTCACATCTCTGAGGAGATGTGGACTATGCTTGGTCATGAACCTTCTGTATTAAAATACAAATGGCCTTCCTGCAGTGACGAGATAGCTTCTGAAGAGGAGAGGATTATTATCATACAGGTAAATGGCAAGGTCAGGAGTAAGATTATGGTGCCAGCAGGTTCAGGGGAAGAGGAAATAAGGGAAAAAGCACTCTCGGATGAAAGGCTAAAGAGTTTTCTTGGTGACAAAACTCCAAAAAAGGTATTTGTTGTACAAGGTAAACTGGTGAATATAGTTATATAA
- a CDS encoding LptE family protein, translating to MAGTGGHLKTGVKSLFIPVFENKTMEPIIEEDLTVAVVREFLKDGRIEVVDKSKADMILKGSVVSYKETPVSFDASYIVEYRVTVTTHLILQENTPLQIGESKGPVPSVNPLWEKDITSTAEYKVSSDVMVTRVSKLSALREIARNLSEEAADRVLLGW from the coding sequence ATGGCCGGCACAGGCGGTCATCTTAAAACCGGTGTCAAATCGCTTTTTATCCCTGTCTTTGAAAATAAGACCATGGAACCTATCATAGAGGAGGATCTTACGGTCGCAGTTGTAAGGGAATTTCTGAAGGATGGGAGGATAGAGGTTGTTGACAAATCAAAGGCGGATATGATTTTAAAGGGGAGTGTTGTTTCCTATAAAGAAACACCTGTCTCCTTTGACGCCTCATATATTGTTGAATACCGGGTAACTGTAACAACACATTTAATTCTACAGGAGAATACCCCCCTCCAGATCGGGGAAAGTAAAGGACCAGTTCCTTCAGTCAATCCTCTCTGGGAAAAGGACATTACTTCAACTGCAGAATATAAGGTCAGCAGTGATGTCATGGTCACAAGGGTCTCAAAGCTTTCAGCGCTTAGAGAGATTGCAAGAAACCTCTCTGAGGAAGCAGCAGACAGGGTATTATTGGGATGGTAG
- the holA gene encoding DNA polymerase III subunit delta has product MAGISYTEFSGRFKGIKPSPVYLFTGGEQLFIDEGVQLVSDRLLDKGIREFNYDILSASDVKAANVIGIAETLPVMTSYRVVVLKNVDEWTSKERESLISYINNPSPTTCLILTAVKLDKREKFASSIGRNGVMVLCQPLIKNQLGGWIRQEVKRSGIAINDDAAYMLSEMAGSDMMSLRNDIEKLTLYSRDKKTISLSDVTKVSNNIRSVSVFEVINAIFDRRLNDAILALKRAMDEGEAPVKIFFFITKEVRTMLKANVLIDAGEKPDKAAIHAGVPPFKAGEFSQRLKKFTGKELNKIFESLIETDSLLKGSAIKPAIVLEKLLLTVCGFVNAGGKP; this is encoded by the coding sequence GTGGCTGGAATAAGTTATACAGAATTCTCAGGACGTTTCAAGGGGATTAAGCCTTCCCCTGTCTATTTATTTACAGGCGGGGAGCAGCTCTTTATTGATGAAGGGGTACAACTTGTAAGTGATAGATTGCTTGATAAAGGAATCCGGGAGTTTAATTACGATATTTTATCTGCTTCAGATGTAAAGGCCGCAAACGTTATAGGGATTGCTGAGACACTCCCTGTAATGACCAGCTACAGGGTTGTTGTATTAAAAAATGTTGATGAATGGACGTCAAAAGAGAGGGAGAGCCTTATTTCTTATATTAATAACCCTTCTCCCACTACCTGCCTGATCCTTACAGCCGTAAAACTGGACAAACGCGAAAAGTTTGCATCTTCGATAGGCAGGAACGGGGTTATGGTACTTTGCCAGCCGCTAATAAAGAATCAGCTTGGAGGCTGGATCAGGCAGGAGGTAAAGCGTTCAGGAATAGCTATAAATGATGATGCTGCCTATATGCTCTCTGAAATGGCAGGCAGCGATATGATGTCGCTCAGGAATGACATTGAGAAGCTTACGCTATATAGCAGGGATAAAAAGACGATATCCCTGAGTGATGTTACAAAGGTATCGAACAATATACGAAGCGTCTCTGTATTTGAGGTTATTAATGCAATATTTGACAGGAGATTGAATGATGCAATCCTGGCCCTGAAGCGGGCGATGGATGAGGGAGAAGCTCCAGTCAAGATATTCTTTTTCATTACTAAGGAAGTCAGGACAATGCTGAAGGCCAATGTACTGATCGATGCGGGTGAAAAACCTGACAAGGCTGCGATTCACGCCGGCGTACCCCCTTTTAAGGCCGGAGAGTTTTCTCAGCGCCTGAAGAAGTTTACGGGGAAGGAGCTGAACAAAATATTTGAGAGCCTGATTGAGACAGACAGCCTTTTAAAAGGATCAGCAATCAAACCGGCTATTGTATTGGAAAAACTCTTGTTAACTGTTTGCGGATTTGTTAACGCGGGTGGTAAGCCTTGA
- the rpsT gene encoding 30S ribosomal protein S20: MALRHKSALKRAKQSEKKRLRNKAAMSTLKTLVKKVVTSAEDKETQDSKENLRLATAYIDKVAGKGLIHKNKASRIVSRLTTRVNKSANS, encoded by the coding sequence GTGGCATTAAGACATAAATCAGCCCTTAAGAGGGCAAAGCAGTCAGAGAAAAAAAGACTTAGAAATAAGGCAGCTATGTCTACCTTGAAGACACTGGTTAAGAAGGTTGTAACATCTGCAGAAGATAAGGAGACTCAGGATAGTAAGGAAAATCTCAGGTTAGCGACTGCCTATATTGATAAAGTTGCCGGCAAGGGCCTTATCCACAAGAACAAGGCCAGCAGGATTGTTTCAAGGCTTACCACCCGCGTTAACAAATCCGCAAACAGTTAA
- the murJ gene encoding murein biosynthesis integral membrane protein MurJ: MKRDFRMNNQEKVAKAAAVMGVTTLISRIFGFVRDMVVAWAFGAGMVADAFYVAYRVPSLLRELFAEGSISAAFIPVFTRHLNEEGREEAQRLARATFTALIVILTIVTIIGIIAAPSVVSVIAPGFHSASGGKFDLTVQLTRIMFPYLLFVSLAALAMGILNTLGSFAIPSLSSIMLSIFMITGVYVFAPRFSVPIYGLATGVLLGGICQFAFQLPSLSRRKMTLGWYFNPTHPGVIQIGKLIVPMILGLSVTQVNIFVNTVLSSLLKEGSITYLYYGIRLIHFPLGIFGVAMASAVLPTLSAAAVRRDYDEMRKTYSFAIRLILFITLPAMAGLIVLRIPIISVLFQSRAFDYAATIGTADALLYYSVGLWAFTGTRITAQAFYSLQDTKTPVKAASIAVAVNIIVSLLLMGPLQHGGLALATSMASMANLSVLIWALRKRLGRLHLMEIIHSMKKVVPATLVMGVIAWLITRGDIWASNGPSSTKIGLLFGSILISSISYILILYLLKSKELIFLWEMAVRRVK; encoded by the coding sequence TTGAAAAGGGATTTCAGGATGAATAACCAGGAAAAGGTTGCAAAGGCAGCGGCGGTGATGGGTGTCACTACCCTGATCAGCAGGATCTTCGGATTTGTCCGTGACATGGTAGTGGCATGGGCTTTCGGTGCGGGAATGGTAGCAGATGCATTTTACGTTGCATACCGCGTCCCTTCACTTTTAAGGGAGCTTTTTGCAGAAGGCTCCATTTCAGCCGCCTTCATCCCGGTTTTCACCAGGCATCTCAATGAAGAGGGTCGGGAAGAGGCGCAGCGGCTTGCAAGGGCAACCTTTACAGCCCTTATAGTCATACTTACAATAGTAACTATCATAGGGATAATTGCGGCGCCGTCTGTAGTCTCGGTAATCGCCCCTGGTTTTCACTCGGCATCAGGGGGCAAGTTCGACTTAACGGTACAACTCACCCGTATAATGTTCCCGTATCTCCTGTTTGTCTCCCTCGCTGCCCTTGCAATGGGGATTTTAAACACCCTTGGCTCATTTGCCATACCTTCACTATCTTCGATAATGCTTTCGATATTCATGATAACTGGTGTATATGTCTTCGCCCCCCGTTTCAGCGTCCCTATTTATGGTCTTGCCACAGGCGTTCTGCTCGGAGGTATTTGTCAGTTTGCCTTTCAATTACCCTCATTATCACGTCGAAAAATGACCCTCGGGTGGTATTTTAATCCAACTCACCCCGGAGTAATCCAGATAGGGAAGTTGATCGTACCTATGATCCTTGGACTTTCAGTAACACAGGTAAACATATTTGTAAATACAGTCCTTTCATCCTTATTAAAGGAGGGGAGCATTACCTACTTATACTATGGCATCAGGCTTATTCATTTCCCACTAGGCATATTTGGAGTGGCCATGGCATCAGCAGTGCTTCCGACGCTATCGGCTGCAGCGGTCAGGAGAGATTATGATGAGATGCGAAAGACCTATTCATTTGCGATCAGATTAATACTCTTCATAACACTGCCGGCGATGGCAGGCCTGATCGTCCTCCGGATACCGATAATAAGCGTACTGTTTCAGTCACGGGCCTTTGATTACGCGGCAACTATCGGGACTGCAGATGCACTTTTATATTATTCAGTGGGTCTATGGGCATTTACAGGGACCAGGATTACTGCCCAGGCATTCTACTCTTTGCAGGACACCAAAACCCCTGTGAAGGCAGCATCAATAGCAGTGGCTGTAAACATCATAGTCTCCTTGCTTCTTATGGGACCACTTCAGCATGGCGGCCTTGCCCTCGCAACTTCAATGGCATCCATGGCAAACCTCTCTGTTCTTATCTGGGCATTAAGGAAGAGGCTGGGGAGACTGCATCTTATGGAGATCATCCATTCAATGAAGAAGGTAGTGCCGGCAACACTGGTTATGGGAGTCATCGCGTGGCTGATCACCAGAGGGGATATCTGGGCATCAAATGGTCCGTCATCAACAAAAATAGGTTTATTGTTCGGCAGTATATTAATAAGTTCCATTTCCTATATACTGATACTCTATCTGTTAAAAAGCAAAGAGCTGATTTTCCTCTGGGAAATGGCAGTCAGGCGAGTTAAATAG
- a CDS encoding ABC transporter substrate-binding protein encodes MSHSSTISSLCKLFLLFIMFSFITSCDKNLQGKAEVVKKPEVSVGRLICGGHLPLSVAEKKFQDDLTTFRLKTVQNHDWDAVMKDLKAGRLSGTFIISPLAMKLIRDGFPVKIVLKADRNGNGFILSNKIKSIDALNDMKTIIAVPHIYSQHNVLLHMVLKQHRVSLDKVTIIGMPPRDMINSLRQGEIDGFMIGEPEGNKSVEIGVGWMAAISPEIWKDHMDHVLIATDQFIKEHPEQLQELINALVKSGQYIESHPHEAAVIGEDYTGSNASVFEKVLTTPPDWIDYSDMVPTIEDLRAMSQKLVNMGLWKEQPENLASFMDTRFVEKAVSVNK; translated from the coding sequence ATGTCTCACTCAAGCACAATAAGTAGTCTATGTAAATTATTTCTGTTGTTTATTATGTTTTCCTTCATCACTTCCTGCGATAAGAATTTACAGGGTAAAGCTGAAGTCGTAAAGAAACCTGAAGTAAGCGTAGGCCGTCTGATTTGCGGTGGACATCTCCCTTTGTCCGTTGCTGAGAAGAAGTTCCAGGATGATCTTACTACTTTTCGTCTCAAAACTGTCCAAAACCATGACTGGGACGCAGTAATGAAGGACTTGAAAGCCGGCAGGCTGTCAGGGACTTTCATTATATCACCCCTGGCTATGAAATTGATCCGTGATGGTTTTCCTGTCAAGATCGTACTCAAGGCCGACAGAAACGGTAATGGCTTTATTCTCTCTAATAAGATAAAGTCCATAGATGCACTTAATGACATGAAGACTATCATTGCAGTGCCTCACATCTATTCCCAGCACAATGTCTTACTGCACATGGTATTGAAACAACACAGGGTCTCCCTTGATAAAGTCACAATAATAGGAATGCCTCCGCGAGACATGATAAACTCCCTGCGTCAAGGTGAAATCGATGGTTTCATGATAGGTGAACCGGAAGGAAACAAGTCCGTCGAGATCGGTGTGGGTTGGATGGCAGCAATCTCCCCTGAGATATGGAAAGACCACATGGATCATGTGCTCATTGCCACAGACCAGTTCATCAAAGAGCACCCCGAACAACTTCAGGAACTCATAAATGCCCTCGTAAAAAGCGGACAGTATATAGAGTCACATCCACATGAAGCAGCCGTAATAGGGGAAGATTATACCGGCTCCAATGCCTCAGTCTTTGAAAAGGTACTGACTACACCACCTGACTGGATAGACTACTCAGATATGGTACCGACAATAGAAGATCTTCGTGCAATGTCACAGAAGTTAGTCAATATGGGTCTCTGGAAAGAACAACCGGAGAATTTAGCTTCCTTTATGGATACCCGATTTGTCGAAAAGGCAGTATCCGTAAACAAATGA